A DNA window from Penaeus vannamei isolate JL-2024 chromosome 5, ASM4276789v1, whole genome shotgun sequence contains the following coding sequences:
- the LOC138861841 gene encoding E3 ubiquitin-protein ligase XIAP-like, with product MALLDDHMGDYRKEQERLDTYKNWSLSWLSPEELAADGLYYLGRNDQCVCAFCQGYFMKWEKGNTPRGEHIRYYPDCPFINNKPVGNIPLVRSHESMNNNASCGNAPEVSNSNSEPDHKGKDANNSGDKEKGLIPKIVNEPDSTIDFRNEENRLKSFENWPLDWLSPDDLAADGFLYLGTDDYCSCVFCNQIIGKWETGDTPRGEHKKHNSQCAFILGKPVGNIPK from the coding sequence ATGGCTCTATTAGATGACCATATGGGGGACTacagaaaagaacaagaacgcCTTGATACATATAAGAATTGGTCCCTGTCATGGCTTTCCCCTGAAGAGTTAGCAGCAGATGGTCTTTACTACCTTGGAAGGAATGACCAGTGTGTTTGCGCATTTTGTCAAGGATATTTCATGAAGTGGGAGAAGGGTAATACTCCAAGGGGGGAGCACATACGTTACTATCCCGATTGTCCATTCATTAATAACAAACCAGTTGGGAACATACCTTTGGTTAGGAGTCATGAGTCCATGAATAATAATGCCTCATGTGGCAATGCTCCAGAAGTAAGTAATTCTAATTCAGAACCAGATCATAAAGGAAAAGATGCAAATAATtcaggagacaaagaaaaaggcttGATCCCTAAAATTGTTAATGAGCCAGATAGCACGATTGACTTTAGGAATGAAGAAAATCGCCTGAAATCATTTGAAAATTGGCCACTGGATTGGTTATCCCCTGATGACTTAGCAGCTGATGGCTTTTTATATCTTGGAACTGATGATTATTGTAGTTGTGTTTTTTGCAATCAGATTATAGGTAAATGGGAGACAGGTGATACACCAAGAGgagaacataaaaaacataattcaCAGTGTGCATTTATCCTGGGAAAACCAGTTGGTAATATTCCAAAGTAG